In the Telopea speciosissima isolate NSW1024214 ecotype Mountain lineage chromosome 2, Tspe_v1, whole genome shotgun sequence genome, one interval contains:
- the LOC122650558 gene encoding IQ domain-containing protein IQM3, with amino-acid sequence MEVETPALASFNSQLKPSFAAFSSTVCSQECDSSERDFPSNPDLGLTAMVDSPMGKSSETFFIACSESELKSVGSRETVNGVGNGSSELTAVVKLQKIYRSYRTRRRLADTAVVAEELWWQAIDFARLNHSTISFFNFLKPETPAARWNRVRLNASKVGKGLSKNANAQKLAFQHWIEAIDPRHRYGHNLHIYYEEWCNSQGGQPFFYWLDIGEGKEVDLKKCPRSKLRQQSIKYLGPQEREHYEYIIIEGKIIHKQTETLLDTSEGLNGAKWIFVMSTSKKFYAGEKKKGSFHHSSFLAGGATLAAGRIVAENGVLKTISAYSGHYRPTDDILDSFLSFLKNNGVDLDEVEIRSAAEDYDNYDDRKSSRKGSTVGVPKLPEPLQLQDLSEVEKDQPVKPDEITQTEPTEVAETEKSGSYRRTLSGGLQSPRAADVPKTAILQRINSKKAASSYQLGHQLSLKWSTGAGPRIGCIADYPLELRVQALEIVNLSPKFPSTPKGYNQSPRLVSYTSCPISDFCNGDRTSAS; translated from the exons ATGGAGGTCGAAACCCCAGCTCTTGCGAGTTTCAACTCGCAGTTGAAACCCTCGTTTGCTGCTTTCTCTTCGACGGTCTGCTCTCAAGAATGCGACAGCTCTGAAAGGGATTTTCCTTCGAATCCCGACCTAGGCTTAACTGCCATGGTGGATTCTCCTATGGGCAAGAGCTCAGAAACGTTCTTCATTGCTTGTTCTGAGTCAGAGTTGAAGTCAGTAGGTTCACGAGAGACCGTCAACGGTGTGGGGAATGGGAGCTCTGAGTTGACGGCAGTGGTGAAGCTGCAGAAAATCTACAGGAGTTACCGCACACGACGCAGGTTAGCGGATACTGCCGTGGTCGCCGAAGAACTTTG GTGGCAAGCGATCGACTTCGCTCGTCTGAATCATAGTACgatttccttcttcaatttcttgaaaCCAGAAACCCCAGCTGCTCGATGGAATCGTGTCCGCCTGAATGCTTCAAAG GTTGGGAAGGGTTTATCCAAAAACGCCAATGCTCAGAAATTAGCCTTTCAACACTGGATTGAAGCT ATTGATCCGCGACACCGGTATGGCCATAATCTGCACATATACTATGAAGAATGGTGTAATTCACAAGGTGGCCAGCCATTCTTCTACTG GTTGGACATTGGAGAAGGGAAAGAGGTTGATCTTAAAAAGTGCCCGAGATCAAAGCTTAGACAGCAAAGCATTAAGTATCTTGGACCT CAAGAGAGAGAGCACTATGAGTACATCATAATTGAGGGAAAAATCATACACAAACAAACTGAAACGCTTCTTGATACAAGTGAAGGGTTGAATGGGGCAAAATGGATTTTTGTGATGAGTACTTCTAAGAAATTCTATGCTGGTGAG aaaaagaagggttcTTTTCATCATTCAAGCTTCCTAGCAGGAGGGGCTACTTTAGCAGCTGGAAGAATTGTTGCAGAAAATGGAGTGCTTAAG ACTATCTCAGCATATAGCGGACATTACCGCCCAACGGATGATATTCTTGACAGCTTCTTATCTTTTCTTAAGAATAATGGAGTTGACCTTGATGAAGTTGAG ATACGCTCTGCTGCTGAGGACTATGACAATTATGATGACCGTAAATCATCTCGCAAGGGGAGCACAGTTGGGGTACCAAAATTACCTGAACCTCTCCAACTTCAAGATCTCAGTGAAGTTGAGAAAGATCAACCCGTGAAACCAGATGAAATTACTCAAACTGAACCAACAGAAGTTGCTGAGACTGAAAAAAGTGGTAGTTACAGGAGGACTTTATCTGGTGGTCTCCAGAGTCCAAGAGCGGCGGATGTACCAAAGACAGCAATATTGCAAAGGATCAATTCTAAGAAGGCAGCAAGTTCATATCAGTTGGGGCATCAGCTTTCATTGAAATGGTCGACGGGAGCAGGTCCAAGAATTGGGTGCATTGCAGACTATCCTCTGGAATTGAGGGTACAAGCACTGGAAATTGTGAACCTCTCCCCAAAGTTTCCGTCCACTCCAAAAGGTTACAACCAGTCTCCTCGTCTTGTTTCATATACATCCTGTCCCATTTCTGATTTTTGTAATGGTGATAGAACCTCTGCCTCCTAG